One segment of Vibrio mimicus DNA contains the following:
- a CDS encoding response regulator transcription factor, translated as MDKPIRVVMVDDHQVVLDGFIARLEQESEIEVVATASNGLEALELVKLHQPDVVLMDVSMPIMNGIEATRLIKEEVPNTKVLMLTMHDNREYIMQVMQAGAMGYMLKEISALKMVQAIKTVNQGATYFCESTTTTLFSQEILPMANKPNPLSRREEAILRMVAQGCSSKKIATLLNISYRTVETHRQNIKHKLDIHSTAELAQYALQHGLLE; from the coding sequence ATGGATAAACCAATCAGAGTCGTGATGGTCGATGACCATCAAGTAGTATTGGATGGTTTTATTGCCCGCTTAGAGCAAGAGTCAGAAATTGAAGTGGTTGCGACAGCGAGTAATGGCTTGGAAGCGCTAGAGTTGGTTAAACTGCATCAGCCCGATGTGGTGCTGATGGATGTCAGCATGCCGATCATGAACGGTATTGAAGCGACACGCCTAATCAAAGAAGAAGTGCCCAACACCAAAGTGTTGATGTTAACCATGCATGATAACCGCGAATACATTATGCAAGTGATGCAGGCGGGGGCGATGGGTTACATGCTCAAAGAGATCTCAGCGCTAAAAATGGTGCAGGCGATCAAAACGGTTAATCAAGGTGCGACTTACTTTTGTGAATCGACCACCACCACACTGTTTAGCCAAGAAATTTTACCTATGGCTAATAAACCTAACCCACTTAGCCGTCGCGAAGAAGCGATTTTGCGTATGGTTGCACAAGGGTGTAGCAGTAAAAAAATCGCCACTTTACTTAATATCAGCTACCGCACGGTTGAAACTCACAGACAAAACATCAAGCATAAACTCGACATTCACTCCACAGCAGAGCTGGCTCAATACGCGTTACAACACGGCTTGCTTGAGTGA
- a CDS encoding 6-phospho-beta-glucosidase → MSRNALKLAIIGGGSSYTPELVEGVLKRLDFLPVKQLHFVDIEVGAEKLHIIRDLAQRMVDKVGADIEIKAGFDRREAITGADFVMTQFRVGGLTARANDERIPLKYDVIGQETTGPGGFAKALRTIPVILDICRDIEELAPNAWMLNFTNPAGLVSEAVSKYSKVKSIGLCNVPVSMQMMIAEMMECEPKALQLEFAGLNHLVWVHQAWLDGKNITQTVLEKVGDGANFSMKNIWEEPWDPEFLKALGAIPCPYHRYFYQTDAMLAEEKLSAKEKGTRAEQVMATEKALFELYQDPNLDHKPKELEARGGAYYSDASLNLVDAIYNNRNGIHVVNVPNNGAISSLPNDAVIECSAVVGSWGAKPIAVGDLSPKVSGLLHQVKAYEQLAIEAAVHGDYHLALMALTNNPLVPDIGRAKAILDDILRENAAYLPQFKLTTW, encoded by the coding sequence ATGTCTCGAAATGCATTAAAGCTGGCGATCATCGGTGGTGGTAGTAGTTATACACCCGAATTAGTGGAAGGAGTTCTAAAAAGATTAGATTTTCTTCCCGTAAAACAACTGCACTTTGTCGATATTGAAGTGGGTGCTGAAAAATTACATATCATTCGAGACCTTGCTCAACGGATGGTTGACAAGGTTGGCGCGGACATTGAAATCAAAGCGGGATTCGATCGGAGAGAAGCGATTACTGGTGCGGATTTTGTGATGACTCAATTTCGTGTTGGAGGACTTACAGCAAGAGCAAATGATGAGCGAATTCCACTGAAATATGACGTAATTGGGCAAGAAACCACAGGGCCTGGTGGTTTTGCCAAAGCACTCAGAACAATTCCAGTGATATTAGACATTTGTCGGGATATAGAAGAGTTAGCCCCCAATGCATGGATGCTGAATTTTACCAATCCTGCTGGTTTAGTTTCTGAAGCCGTCAGTAAATACTCGAAAGTCAAAAGCATAGGTTTGTGTAATGTTCCCGTTTCTATGCAGATGATGATTGCTGAGATGATGGAGTGTGAACCCAAGGCACTGCAGCTTGAGTTTGCTGGACTAAACCATTTAGTTTGGGTGCATCAGGCTTGGCTAGATGGTAAAAATATTACCCAAACTGTCTTGGAAAAAGTGGGTGATGGTGCCAATTTCAGTATGAAAAATATTTGGGAGGAACCTTGGGATCCTGAGTTTTTAAAGGCCTTAGGGGCAATTCCTTGCCCATATCATCGCTATTTTTATCAAACAGATGCGATGCTGGCAGAAGAGAAACTGAGTGCTAAAGAAAAAGGAACGAGAGCTGAACAAGTCATGGCCACTGAAAAGGCCTTGTTTGAGCTCTATCAAGACCCAAATCTTGATCATAAACCCAAAGAATTAGAAGCTCGTGGAGGAGCTTATTATTCAGATGCGTCACTAAATTTGGTCGATGCCATTTACAATAACCGCAATGGTATACACGTGGTTAATGTGCCGAATAATGGTGCGATCAGCTCATTGCCAAATGATGCTGTTATTGAGTGTAGTGCGGTGGTGGGAAGCTGGGGGGCAAAACCTATTGCAGTGGGTGATCTTTCTCCAAAGGTCAGTGGGCTATTACATCAAGTGAAAGCGTATGAGCAACTGGCGATTGAAGCAGCTGTACATGGCGATTATCACCTTGCTTTAATGGCTTTAACCAATAACCCGCTGGTTCCGGATATTGGCCGAGCAAAAGCAATTTTGGATGATATTCTGCGTGAAAATGCCGCTTATTTGCCTCAATTTAAACTGACTACATGGTAA
- a CDS encoding PTS sugar transporter subunit IIC: MKLYDAIIGIVEKHIAPIAAKVGNQPHVRAMRDGFIVAMPFIIVGSFILIFAFPPFSENTTNAFGRVWLDFATTHFDTIMMPFNMSMGIMTIFVSLGVAYSLAKAYKMDGITSAVLSLMSFLLVAAPAKEDSLSMAHMGGTGIFTAVMCAFFAVELYRFMKKYNITIRMPEQVPPAIARSFEVLLPVLAIFLTLYPLSLFVQVEYGMLIPDAVMAMFKPLISASNTLPAIIGALLVCQLLWFAGIHGAAIVVGLLSPIFLTNIDANIDAFVSGQPVPNIFTQPFWDFYIFIGGSGATLALVILMSFSRSAHLKSIGRMSAVPGFFQINEPVIFGSPVVMNPILFLPFVFAPVINATIAYFAIQLGFVGMGVATTPWTTPAIIGASWGSGWSFTPVLLVVGLLILDLFIYLPFFKMFEKQVLEQEQPTESKVKTAEPKGQGVTA, from the coding sequence ATGAAGCTTTATGATGCGATAATTGGAATCGTAGAAAAACATATAGCACCCATAGCTGCCAAAGTGGGTAACCAGCCCCATGTGAGAGCGATGCGTGATGGTTTTATTGTCGCGATGCCATTTATCATTGTGGGTAGTTTTATTTTAATTTTTGCATTTCCTCCTTTTTCCGAAAATACCACTAATGCTTTTGGTCGAGTATGGCTAGACTTTGCGACCACTCATTTCGATACCATCATGATGCCCTTTAACATGTCGATGGGGATCATGACCATATTCGTTTCTCTGGGTGTCGCGTACAGCTTAGCGAAAGCTTACAAAATGGACGGTATCACGAGTGCGGTACTTTCATTGATGAGCTTTTTATTGGTTGCAGCGCCAGCGAAAGAAGATAGCTTATCTATGGCGCACATGGGGGGCACAGGAATCTTTACCGCGGTTATGTGTGCTTTCTTTGCTGTAGAGCTGTACCGCTTTATGAAAAAGTACAACATCACTATCCGTATGCCAGAGCAAGTGCCTCCTGCCATCGCTCGTTCATTTGAAGTGCTGTTACCAGTATTAGCGATTTTCCTGACACTTTATCCATTGAGCCTCTTTGTTCAAGTGGAATATGGCATGCTGATTCCTGATGCAGTTATGGCAATGTTCAAACCATTAATCAGCGCATCTAACACATTACCAGCGATTATCGGTGCGTTGTTAGTGTGCCAACTACTCTGGTTTGCTGGGATTCATGGAGCCGCGATTGTGGTGGGCTTATTGTCGCCTATCTTCTTGACTAATATTGATGCGAATATTGATGCGTTTGTTTCAGGTCAACCAGTACCAAATATCTTCACTCAACCATTCTGGGATTTTTACATCTTTATTGGCGGTTCGGGTGCAACTCTAGCGTTAGTGATCCTAATGTCATTCAGTCGTTCAGCACACCTAAAAAGCATCGGTCGTATGAGTGCAGTTCCTGGATTCTTCCAAATTAACGAACCCGTGATCTTTGGTAGTCCAGTAGTGATGAACCCGATTCTGTTTCTCCCCTTTGTTTTCGCACCAGTCATCAATGCTACGATTGCCTATTTTGCCATTCAGTTAGGTTTTGTAGGGATGGGAGTGGCAACAACGCCTTGGACAACTCCAGCCATTATCGGCGCGTCATGGGGCAGTGGCTGGTCATTTACTCCAGTGTTGCTCGTCGTAGGTCTGCTGATCCTTGATCTGTTCATTTATTTACCCTTCTTCAAAATGTTTGAGAAACAAGTACTTGAGCAAGAACAACCAACAGAAAGTAAAGTGAAAACGGCTGAGCCCAAGGGCCAAGGCGTAACAGCATAA
- a CDS encoding TRAP transporter large permease, translating into MIGIIMFFVALFALLIGFPVAFTFGGIALIFGVWAEGIEMFAFMPYRIQSIMENTVLMAVPLFVFMGLVLQKTKLAEQLLESMGRLFGGIHGGVAISTVLVGTLLAASTGVVGASVVAMGLISLPVMLKYNYDKGLACGTICASGTLGQIIPPSIVLILLGDVLGVPVGDLFQAAVWPGLMLVLAYIIYILIYAKLNPQAAMPIESDAELSRRQEVIKALKAVIPPLALIVVVLGSIFAGVATPTESAALGGAGAILLALAYGQFSWKMVYDASKETVKVTAMVFAILLGATAFSMAFTYTGGDELVEEWMMNLPGDKWGFLIVTMLVILVLGFFIDFVEICFIIVPILAPVAVLLDVDMTWFAILIAMNLQTSFLTPPFGFSLFYLKGVAPKSVTTMDIYRGVVPFILIQILVLVSILVFPGFYGM; encoded by the coding sequence ATGATTGGTATTATTATGTTTTTCGTTGCCCTGTTTGCGCTTTTAATCGGTTTTCCAGTGGCGTTTACCTTTGGTGGTATTGCACTGATTTTTGGAGTGTGGGCAGAAGGCATAGAGATGTTCGCGTTTATGCCTTACCGTATTCAATCGATTATGGAAAATACCGTATTGATGGCAGTGCCGCTGTTCGTATTTATGGGGCTGGTGCTGCAAAAAACCAAACTGGCGGAGCAGTTGCTCGAATCCATGGGGCGTTTGTTTGGTGGCATTCATGGTGGGGTGGCGATATCTACCGTATTGGTAGGAACCTTATTGGCCGCTTCTACGGGAGTTGTGGGTGCTTCAGTCGTAGCGATGGGACTGATCTCTTTGCCTGTTATGCTCAAATACAATTACGACAAAGGGTTAGCGTGTGGCACCATCTGTGCGTCAGGAACGTTAGGGCAGATCATTCCGCCTTCAATTGTGCTTATTCTATTGGGTGATGTTCTTGGTGTGCCAGTCGGCGATCTGTTTCAGGCCGCTGTTTGGCCTGGGTTGATGTTGGTGTTGGCATACATCATCTACATCCTGATTTACGCTAAACTCAATCCACAAGCGGCGATGCCGATTGAATCGGATGCTGAATTATCTCGCCGCCAAGAAGTGATTAAAGCACTGAAAGCGGTAATTCCACCTCTTGCTTTGATTGTGGTGGTGCTCGGTTCGATCTTCGCCGGTGTCGCGACACCAACAGAATCCGCTGCACTCGGTGGCGCTGGGGCAATTTTACTGGCACTGGCTTATGGCCAGTTCAGTTGGAAAATGGTGTATGACGCCTCAAAAGAGACCGTGAAAGTGACGGCTATGGTGTTCGCGATTTTGCTAGGAGCAACCGCATTCTCAATGGCGTTTACCTACACGGGGGGGGATGAGTTAGTCGAAGAGTGGATGATGAATCTGCCGGGAGATAAATGGGGTTTCCTGATTGTCACTATGTTGGTGATTTTGGTGTTGGGTTTCTTCATTGATTTCGTGGAAATTTGTTTCATTATCGTACCGATTCTCGCTCCAGTGGCGGTTTTGCTCGATGTCGATATGACTTGGTTCGCGATTTTGATTGCGATGAACCTGCAAACATCCTTCTTAACACCACCGTTTGGGTTTAGCTTGTTCTATCTCAAAGGGGTGGCGCCTAAATCGGTCACAACTATGGATATTTATCGCGGAGTCGTGCCTTTTATCCTCATTCAAATCTTGGTGTTGGTTTCGATTCTGGTATTCCCTGGCTTTTATGGAATGTGA
- a CDS encoding cache domain-containing protein: MPLKAKLILLALLPLLLATASISWISIHQAKTLGQREVEIFRAKLIEERETSLKDSVDVAFDAVRLIANNPNLTQAEAQQQVKAVLTNIRYGSDGYFFAYDALGTNLVHPTQPELVGQNLWELQDERGDYLIQALLFQAQSGGGYHQYLWRKPSTGETVPKLSYSAWLDDWQWMIGTGLYIEDVSHEVEKMQAAINANIDTTFFSVVVIVIVTVAVIVVLTLAINLHEHRLADKNLKDLVHKTVLFQEDEKKHLARELHDGINQLLVSSKCHLELLGSQLQDPKQLMHLEKSQFSLMTAINEVRRISHHLRPSALDDLGLQAALTTLLEDFKLHSQMEIEMLFDTQPGKLKSEVATTLYRVVQESLNNIEKHAKARKVTVLLQQMGDMLQLMVRDDGVGFSSKEALQKRGIGLRNMRERVEFIGGEFELSSEPQLGTEITVLLKLDGNVYG, from the coding sequence ATGCCTCTCAAAGCCAAATTGATTTTGCTGGCTTTACTGCCGTTATTGCTTGCCACGGCAAGTATCAGTTGGATCTCGATTCATCAAGCCAAAACCTTAGGTCAACGTGAGGTCGAGATTTTCCGCGCTAAGTTAATTGAGGAGCGCGAAACCTCTTTAAAAGACAGCGTTGATGTGGCTTTCGATGCGGTGCGATTAATTGCCAACAATCCCAATCTAACGCAAGCAGAAGCGCAGCAGCAGGTTAAAGCAGTGCTCACCAACATCCGTTATGGATCGGATGGCTATTTTTTTGCTTATGATGCTTTAGGTACGAATTTAGTTCATCCCACTCAGCCAGAACTCGTGGGGCAAAACTTGTGGGAGCTGCAAGATGAACGGGGAGATTACCTGATTCAAGCTCTGCTGTTCCAAGCTCAATCTGGCGGTGGCTACCATCAGTATTTATGGCGCAAGCCATCGACAGGGGAAACGGTCCCTAAACTCAGTTATTCTGCTTGGCTTGATGATTGGCAATGGATGATTGGTACGGGTCTATACATTGAAGATGTCAGCCATGAAGTGGAAAAAATGCAAGCGGCGATCAATGCCAACATCGATACCACCTTCTTCTCTGTGGTGGTGATTGTGATCGTTACAGTTGCGGTTATCGTGGTGCTGACATTAGCAATTAACCTTCATGAGCATCGTTTAGCAGATAAGAATTTAAAAGATTTGGTGCATAAAACCGTTCTTTTTCAAGAGGATGAAAAGAAACATCTCGCGCGTGAATTGCATGATGGGATCAATCAACTTCTCGTCTCCAGCAAATGCCATCTTGAGTTGCTAGGAAGCCAATTGCAGGATCCGAAACAGTTGATGCACTTAGAAAAATCCCAATTTTCCCTAATGACGGCAATCAATGAAGTTCGGCGAATTTCGCATCATTTGCGCCCGAGTGCGTTGGATGATTTGGGCTTGCAAGCTGCATTAACTACTTTGTTAGAGGACTTTAAGTTGCACTCGCAAATGGAGATTGAAATGTTGTTTGACACCCAACCGGGTAAGCTAAAATCGGAAGTGGCAACCACACTGTATCGAGTGGTGCAAGAATCGCTCAATAATATCGAAAAACATGCTAAAGCGCGTAAGGTTACCGTGTTATTGCAGCAGATGGGTGATATGTTGCAACTAATGGTGCGAGATGATGGCGTGGGCTTTTCCAGTAAAGAAGCGCTGCAAAAACGTGGTATTGGTTTGCGTAACATGCGTGAACGTGTGGAGTTTATTGGCGGTGAATTTGAATTAAGCAGCGAGCCTCAGTTGGGCACTGAAATTACCGTTTTGTTGAAGTTGGATGGAAACGTTTATGGATAA
- the cod gene encoding chitin oligosaccharide deacetylase, translated as MDFKMKLKNLALLTAISLAITGPSLANSTPKGTIYLTFDDGPINASIEVIKVLNQGGVKATFYFNAWHLDGIGDENEDRSLEALKLALDSGHIVGNHSYDHMIHNCVEEFGPTSGADCNATGNHQINSYQDPVHDAATFEQNLITLEKYLPTIRSYPNYKGNELARLPYTNGWRVTKHFQADGLCATSDNLKPWEPGYVCDPANPSNSVKASIQVQNILANQGYQTHGWDVDWAPENWGIPMPANSLTEAVPFLSYVDKALNSCSPTTIEPINSKAQEFPCGTPLHADKVIVLTHEFLFEDGKRGMGATQNLPKLAEFIRLAKEAGYVFDTIDNYTPRWTVGKSYQSGEYVLHQGAVYKAVTAHTAQEDWAPSSTSSLWTNADPATNWTLNVAYDQGDVVNYKGKRYLVNVPHVSQQDWTPDTQNTLFTAL; from the coding sequence ATGGACTTTAAAATGAAATTAAAAAACTTGGCTCTATTAACTGCAATATCTCTAGCAATTACTGGCCCTTCACTTGCAAACAGCACTCCTAAAGGCACGATTTATTTGACATTTGATGACGGTCCAATCAACGCGTCTATCGAAGTGATTAAGGTTTTAAACCAAGGTGGTGTAAAAGCTACATTTTATTTTAACGCTTGGCACTTGGATGGCATTGGTGATGAAAATGAAGATCGCTCTTTGGAGGCTTTAAAACTAGCACTAGATTCTGGTCATATTGTGGGCAACCACAGCTACGACCATATGATCCACAACTGTGTTGAAGAGTTTGGCCCAACAAGTGGAGCTGACTGTAATGCAACAGGCAACCACCAAATCAACTCTTATCAAGATCCCGTTCATGATGCAGCCACATTTGAACAAAACCTGATCACTCTTGAAAAGTACCTGCCCACCATTCGTAGTTACCCTAACTATAAGGGGAATGAACTTGCTCGTCTGCCATATACCAATGGCTGGCGGGTTACAAAACACTTTCAAGCGGATGGCTTATGTGCGACTTCAGACAACCTGAAACCTTGGGAACCAGGTTATGTCTGTGATCCAGCAAATCCTTCAAACAGTGTTAAAGCATCCATCCAAGTACAAAACATTCTTGCGAACCAAGGTTATCAAACTCATGGTTGGGATGTAGATTGGGCGCCAGAAAACTGGGGTATTCCTATGCCTGCCAATAGTTTAACTGAGGCTGTACCCTTTTTGAGTTATGTGGATAAAGCATTAAACAGCTGTTCACCGACAACGATTGAACCGATTAACTCGAAAGCACAAGAATTCCCCTGTGGTACACCACTGCATGCAGATAAAGTCATTGTTCTAACACACGAATTTTTATTTGAAGACGGTAAACGTGGTATGGGGGCAACTCAGAACTTACCAAAACTGGCTGAATTTATCCGTCTTGCGAAAGAAGCAGGTTATGTATTTGATACGATTGATAATTACACTCCACGTTGGACAGTTGGTAAGAGTTATCAATCTGGAGAGTATGTGCTGCATCAGGGGGCTGTATACAAAGCAGTAACAGCGCACACGGCGCAAGAGGATTGGGCACCTTCATCAACGTCTAGTTTATGGACAAATGCTGACCCAGCGACAAATTGGACGCTCAATGTCGCCTATGATCAAGGTGATGTAGTGAATTATAAAGGCAAACGCTATTTGGTTAATGTCCCTCATGTTTCTCAGCAAGACTGGACACCTGACACTCAGAACACCTTGTTCACAGCTTTGTAA
- a CDS encoding BCCT family transporter: MTKEIDKYSIDNTDYTVGQDNVQKWGFDVHNPVFGISAGLIAAFLLLTVLVDAHEAKVGLDDLKQSIIASFDWLFIWSGNLFLLFCIGLVISPFGKIRLGGQSAKADHSFLSWLAMLFAAGMGIGLMFWSVAEPVAYYTGWYETPLGVEANTPQAAQLAMGATMFHWGLHPWAIYGVVALSLAFFCYNKGLPLSMRSVFYPLLGDRAWGWAGHIVDILAVLATLFGLATSLGLGAQQAASGIHHVFGFESGIGLQIAVICVVTGLATLSVVRGIDGGVKVISNINMVVAFLLLFLVAVIGYSVTFTSIPATLLAYLQNLIPLSNPHGREDEVWFQGWTVFYWAWWISWSPFVGMFIARVSKGRTIREFIVAVLLIPTLVTLVWMSVFGGLAVDEVMNNVGALGQNGLTDVSLAMFQLFDSLVYGKVLSVIAVVLVLVFFITSSDSGSLVIDSITSGGKLDSPVLQRVFWAVLEGAVAIALLWIGGTEAVQALQAGVISTALPFTVILLLMCVSLWKGLKTEPEFSSQTKSLSQH; the protein is encoded by the coding sequence ATGACGAAAGAAATTGATAAGTACAGTATCGATAATACGGATTACACCGTAGGCCAAGATAATGTACAAAAATGGGGGTTTGATGTGCACAATCCTGTTTTCGGGATTAGTGCGGGTTTGATCGCCGCATTTTTATTACTGACTGTGCTGGTGGATGCCCATGAAGCCAAAGTTGGGCTAGATGATCTCAAACAGAGCATCATTGCGAGCTTTGACTGGCTATTTATTTGGTCAGGCAACTTGTTCCTACTGTTTTGTATTGGGTTGGTGATTTCTCCGTTTGGCAAGATCCGTTTGGGTGGACAGTCGGCGAAAGCAGATCACTCCTTTTTATCTTGGCTCGCCATGCTATTTGCAGCCGGAATGGGTATCGGGTTGATGTTCTGGAGTGTTGCTGAGCCTGTCGCTTATTACACCGGCTGGTATGAAACCCCACTGGGTGTTGAAGCTAATACACCGCAAGCAGCACAACTTGCGATGGGGGCAACTATGTTCCACTGGGGGCTTCACCCGTGGGCGATTTATGGTGTCGTTGCGCTTTCTCTGGCTTTTTTCTGCTACAACAAAGGGCTGCCACTTTCAATGCGCTCAGTCTTTTATCCGTTATTGGGTGATCGTGCTTGGGGCTGGGCTGGGCATATCGTGGATATTCTTGCGGTATTGGCCACTCTGTTTGGTTTGGCAACGTCACTGGGGCTTGGTGCGCAGCAAGCGGCTTCAGGGATCCACCATGTATTTGGCTTTGAGTCAGGTATTGGCCTACAAATTGCGGTCATCTGTGTCGTTACCGGTTTAGCCACATTGTCTGTTGTTCGTGGCATTGATGGTGGTGTGAAAGTGATCTCTAACATCAATATGGTCGTGGCATTTTTACTGCTGTTCTTGGTTGCAGTGATTGGTTATAGCGTAACTTTTACCTCAATCCCGGCCACGTTATTGGCTTATCTGCAAAATCTCATCCCACTGAGTAATCCTCATGGTCGTGAAGATGAAGTGTGGTTTCAAGGTTGGACAGTCTTTTATTGGGCGTGGTGGATCTCATGGTCACCTTTTGTTGGTATGTTCATCGCTCGTGTTTCTAAAGGACGCACAATCCGTGAATTTATTGTGGCGGTATTATTGATCCCGACCTTAGTGACCTTGGTATGGATGTCGGTATTTGGTGGCCTCGCTGTTGATGAAGTAATGAATAATGTCGGTGCACTTGGCCAAAATGGATTAACCGATGTTTCGCTCGCGATGTTCCAACTGTTTGATTCACTGGTTTACGGCAAAGTACTTTCGGTGATTGCGGTTGTGCTGGTATTAGTGTTTTTCATCACCTCATCGGATTCCGGTTCACTGGTGATCGACAGTATTACGTCAGGCGGTAAATTAGATTCTCCTGTATTGCAGCGCGTATTTTGGGCTGTGTTGGAAGGGGCAGTGGCAATTGCCTTGTTATGGATTGGTGGTACAGAAGCCGTGCAAGCATTACAAGCGGGGGTAATTTCAACGGCGCTGCCATTTACCGTCATTTTGCTGCTTATGTGTGTCAGTTTGTGGAAAGGGCTAAAGACAGAGCCTGAGTTTTCTTCCCAAACTAAAAGCCTTAGCCAGCATTGA
- a CDS encoding PTS lactose/cellobiose transporter subunit IIA: protein MEQELVVMEIICNAGEARSLCYEALRLSRTKSFEQAEEKLRQAKECLNRAHLIQTQLIEEDQGEGKVPMTLVMVHAQDHLMTTILAQEMATEMVALHKQLAG, encoded by the coding sequence ATGGAACAAGAACTCGTCGTGATGGAAATCATTTGTAATGCCGGTGAGGCGAGAAGCCTGTGCTATGAGGCATTACGTTTGTCGCGAACCAAATCATTCGAGCAGGCGGAAGAAAAACTCCGTCAAGCGAAAGAGTGTCTAAACAGAGCCCATCTCATTCAAACGCAATTGATTGAGGAAGACCAAGGTGAAGGAAAAGTGCCGATGACTTTGGTCATGGTACATGCCCAAGATCATTTAATGACCACGATACTCGCACAAGAGATGGCAACTGAAATGGTGGCATTACATAAACAGTTAGCAGGGTGA
- a CDS encoding PTS sugar transporter subunit IIB, with product MKKILLCCSAGMSTSMLVKKMQQAAEIKGIECKIDALSVNAFEDVIQEYDVCLLGPQVRFQLEELRKTANEYGKNIAAISPQAYGMMKGDEVLQQALDLIN from the coding sequence ATGAAAAAAATCCTACTCTGCTGTAGTGCTGGGATGTCTACCAGTATGTTAGTTAAGAAAATGCAGCAAGCTGCTGAAATAAAAGGGATTGAGTGTAAGATTGATGCGTTGTCGGTCAATGCGTTTGAAGATGTAATCCAAGAGTACGATGTCTGCTTATTGGGTCCTCAAGTGCGCTTTCAGTTGGAAGAACTGCGTAAAACAGCCAATGAATACGGAAAAAATATTGCTGCGATCTCGCCACAAGCTTACGGCATGATGAAAGGGGATGAAGTTCTTCAACAAGCATTAGATTTAATTAATTAA
- a CDS encoding MarR family winged helix-turn-helix transcriptional regulator: protein MEKHEEVLVALRQIIRAIDLHSKKLNKDAGLTGPQLILMRSIHNLGEEATIRELAVHTNMSQGTATTILDRLERNGYVQRVRSNSDKRKVHAHLTDGGRKLLAQAPQPLQESFVEQFHQLQDWEQSLLLSSVQRISAMMNAQDMDAAPVLTIGSITQPE from the coding sequence GTGGAAAAGCACGAAGAAGTATTAGTCGCACTCCGTCAGATCATCCGCGCTATTGATCTGCACTCAAAAAAACTCAATAAAGATGCCGGGCTTACTGGACCACAATTGATCTTAATGCGCTCAATCCATAACTTAGGTGAAGAAGCCACAATTCGAGAACTGGCCGTGCACACCAATATGAGCCAAGGCACGGCAACCACTATTTTGGACAGATTGGAACGTAATGGGTATGTGCAACGCGTGCGTAGTAACAGTGACAAACGCAAAGTACATGCTCATTTAACCGATGGCGGGCGTAAGCTGCTGGCTCAAGCACCACAGCCGTTGCAAGAAAGTTTTGTGGAACAGTTTCATCAATTACAAGATTGGGAACAAAGCTTGCTGCTTTCTTCAGTGCAACGTATTTCGGCCATGATGAATGCGCAGGATATGGATGCCGCACCCGTGCTCACCATTGGCAGTATCACCCAACCTGAATAG
- a CDS encoding TRAP transporter small permease subunit, translating into MRSLIYVERLFNRLSDLLGWLSSVLFILLVANVVYDVVMRYAFNDVSIAFQELEWHLFSAVFLLGIPYAIKAGGHVRVDIFYERLSMKAQAIIDVLGTVFFLLPFCLLVVYFGIDFAKESYELGETSGDPGGLPYRWIIKAMIPVAFAFMAVSGVGLVIHSLNKVFNPRLIHADLHSTK; encoded by the coding sequence ATGAGAAGTCTGATTTATGTTGAGCGGTTATTTAACCGTCTTAGCGATCTACTGGGGTGGCTCTCCAGTGTTCTGTTCATTTTATTAGTGGCAAATGTGGTGTATGACGTTGTGATGCGTTACGCCTTCAATGATGTTTCGATCGCATTTCAAGAGTTAGAGTGGCACCTGTTTTCCGCGGTGTTTTTGCTCGGTATTCCTTACGCAATTAAAGCGGGTGGACATGTACGAGTCGATATCTTTTATGAACGTTTATCCATGAAGGCACAGGCTATTATCGATGTGCTAGGGACAGTGTTTTTCCTCCTGCCATTTTGTCTTTTAGTAGTTTATTTCGGGATTGATTTCGCCAAGGAAAGTTATGAGCTTGGTGAAACGTCTGGCGATCCGGGGGGCCTGCCTTACCGTTGGATTATCAAAGCGATGATACCGGTTGCTTTTGCATTTATGGCTGTAAGTGGTGTCGGTCTGGTGATTCATTCGCTCAATAAAGTGTTTAACCCCCGTTTGATCCATGCAGATCTTCACTCAACGAAGTAA